One genomic segment of Candidatus Cloacimonadota bacterium includes these proteins:
- a CDS encoding SH3 domain-containing protein, whose product MKRLCIALILVGLVSLSAANEFDRMKELESKGIQNPDLYYNLGVSYWQTGQSGMATLYFLKALHLNSAHKAAQENLNYTINLSQDHELYPQRPFLLRVALQTYDFMNLNRMAILCLVLLILCALGFVWYVNYDPEREKGLPSLVLGILLVLMLLSVGFTGFKAYRRAHNVQAVLIESRADLRTEARSDSPRVAQIHEGIILKLKQSEGEWTFVILPNGQTGWIEEKAIARVK is encoded by the coding sequence ATGAAAAGACTATGCATAGCGCTGATACTGGTCGGCTTGGTCAGCCTGTCGGCAGCCAATGAATTCGATAGAATGAAAGAGCTGGAGAGTAAAGGTATTCAAAACCCTGATCTATACTACAATCTTGGCGTAAGCTATTGGCAAACCGGTCAAAGTGGTATGGCTACGCTGTATTTCTTGAAAGCTCTACACCTGAATTCTGCACATAAAGCAGCCCAAGAAAATTTGAACTATACCATCAATCTCTCTCAGGATCACGAGCTGTACCCTCAAAGACCCTTTCTGCTAAGAGTGGCATTGCAAACTTATGACTTTATGAATCTGAACCGAATGGCGATACTGTGTCTGGTACTACTGATTTTGTGCGCTCTTGGCTTTGTTTGGTATGTGAATTATGACCCTGAACGGGAAAAGGGATTGCCAAGCCTGGTATTGGGAATTCTGCTGGTATTGATGCTCCTCTCAGTGGGATTCACGGGTTTCAAAGCTTATCGCCGAGCGCACAATGTACAGGCGGTTCTTATCGAGAGTAGAGCAGACCTTAGGACTGAAGCGCGGTCAGATTCCCCCCGTGTGGCGCAAATCCATGAAGGGATCATTCTAAAGCTTAAACAAAGTGAAGGGGAATGGACTTTTGTGATCCTGCCCAATGGTCAAACAGGCTGGATTGAAGAAAAGGCTATCGCACGAGTAAAATAA
- a CDS encoding type IV pilus twitching motility protein PilT gives MTIHELLRFTAEAGASDLHVAVGSHPMVRVNGRMKKLNLPVLNLEDVENLVDGVMNEVQQEMFRKNLEIDFSTKLSNDVRFRVNAFHQINGISAAFRVIPNEIKSYDELRLPEILKRLTKKEKGLILVTGPTGSGKSTTLATMIDSINDSRYCHIITVEDPIEFVHRSKNSLINQRELGHDTWSFTAALRSALREDPDVILVGEMRDLETVSLALTAAETGHLVFATLHTGSCTKSIDRIIDMFPKEQQQQVRSMLSESLEAVISQTLLPTKDGKGRVPAVEIMLANAAVRNLIREEKTYQIPSIIQASTKEGMQTRDQSLYNLVMNNYVERTVAEEVAENPKLFATGAGF, from the coding sequence TTGACAATTCATGAACTATTACGCTTCACCGCCGAGGCGGGAGCGTCTGACCTTCATGTTGCCGTAGGCTCGCACCCCATGGTGCGAGTCAACGGTAGAATGAAAAAACTCAACCTTCCGGTCCTAAATTTGGAAGATGTTGAGAATCTCGTAGATGGAGTGATGAACGAAGTGCAACAGGAGATGTTTAGAAAGAATCTGGAAATCGACTTTTCCACAAAGCTTTCAAACGATGTTCGCTTCCGTGTAAATGCATTCCATCAGATAAACGGTATTTCTGCTGCTTTCCGCGTGATTCCAAACGAAATCAAGAGTTACGATGAGCTACGCCTACCCGAGATTCTCAAACGCCTTACAAAAAAGGAAAAGGGACTTATACTGGTTACTGGGCCCACCGGAAGCGGCAAATCTACCACTTTAGCTACAATGATCGACAGTATCAACGACAGTAGATACTGCCATATTATTACAGTGGAAGACCCCATCGAATTCGTACATCGCAGCAAAAACAGCCTGATCAACCAACGTGAGTTGGGCCACGATACTTGGAGCTTCACCGCGGCGCTTCGCAGTGCCTTACGTGAAGACCCGGACGTAATCCTGGTAGGTGAAATGCGCGATCTGGAGACTGTGTCACTTGCGTTGACAGCTGCAGAAACCGGTCACTTGGTTTTTGCCACGCTGCATACCGGAAGCTGCACCAAATCCATAGACCGTATCATCGATATGTTCCCCAAGGAGCAACAGCAACAAGTGCGCTCCATGCTTTCGGAATCTCTGGAAGCAGTGATCTCACAAACCCTGTTACCCACAAAAGACGGCAAAGGCCGCGTGCCCGCAGTGGAAATTATGCTGGCTAACGCCGCCGTGAGAAACCTGATTCGCGAAGAAAAGACCTACCAGATACCCTCCATCATTCAAGCCTCTACCAAGGAAGGTATGCAAACCAGAGATCAATCTCTTTACAATCTGGTAATGAACAACTACGTGGAACGTACAGTGGCCGAAGAAGTGGCGGAAAATCCCAAACTCTTTGCCACGGGTGCCGGTTTCTAA
- a CDS encoding prepilin-type N-terminal cleavage/methylation domain-containing protein: MTPRCLKDKTCLLMNERGVTLLEVLVSAAVLAVLILTAYIGIMYAERQAERNHQYRAATNIVSGELDRQYVYNRYNLNQTQMRILEVVRREVEICTLDNDEKLMGLLSVKAREMSEHYGNDLFPFVRVTATLEWTFPTKKDKHKVELQEDHYPR, from the coding sequence ATGACACCCCGCTGTTTAAAAGACAAAACCTGCCTGCTCATGAATGAGCGGGGGGTCACTCTGCTTGAAGTATTGGTAAGCGCTGCTGTACTGGCGGTTCTGATACTCACTGCCTATATTGGCATCATGTATGCTGAACGGCAGGCCGAACGGAATCATCAGTACCGCGCCGCTACCAACATTGTATCTGGAGAATTGGATCGCCAATACGTCTACAACCGCTACAACCTGAATCAAACCCAAATGCGTATTCTTGAAGTTGTAAGAAGAGAAGTTGAGATATGTACTTTGGATAATGATGAGAAGCTGATGGGATTGCTTAGTGTGAAAGCAAGAGAGATGAGTGAACATTATGGCAACGATCTCTTCCCATTTGTCAGAGTAACTGCGACTCTGGAATGGACTTTTCCCACAAAGAAAGACAAGCATAAGGTAGAATTGCAGGAAGACCATTACCCACGGTAA
- a CDS encoding prepilin-type N-terminal cleavage/methylation domain-containing protein: MLRNLKNQKGFTLIEVLVVVIIVAILAAIAVPRYLRYVEKSRSTEAQTAISTLRKAFDIHLQTTGSTDGYSIDEALKDANIGVSTLKNWKFEVTGNPPRQYVATSLQDFAGGEGKQVIYDVVEAQFHGYGIDTWTNPESGGMEAD; the protein is encoded by the coding sequence ATGCTCAGAAACCTGAAAAACCAAAAGGGTTTTACCCTTATCGAAGTGTTGGTGGTGGTTATCATAGTTGCCATCTTGGCTGCTATCGCCGTTCCGCGTTACTTGCGTTATGTTGAAAAATCCCGCAGCACAGAAGCACAGACTGCAATATCAACACTCCGCAAGGCCTTCGATATTCATCTGCAAACCACTGGTTCCACCGATGGCTACTCCATTGATGAAGCTCTCAAAGATGCCAACATTGGTGTATCCACTCTGAAGAACTGGAAGTTTGAAGTAACTGGTAATCCGCCCCGTCAGTATGTCGCAACATCCTTACAGGACTTCGCTGGTGGTGAAGGCAAACAAGTGATTTACGACGTAGTGGAAGCTCAATTCCACGGCTATGGAATCGATACCTGGACAAACCCTGAGTCCGGAGGAATGGAAGCCGACTAA
- a CDS encoding peptidyl-prolyl cis-trans isomerase gives MSSSLQKLLLCSLTLLLSAMLGAVEISPTAVTNSNLLDDRDILAEYDGGQILRADIMARIEKIPAVHRGRFLTTDGQLQILDIISTEDVFYRKALEMGIDKSPEVTEKLAELQRNFYLQEYYKRHVTDLVVLDEEDYQEFYNDNLQLFYQSPNITIHYIQTATEEDAIAAIAELNAGASFAQVSDKYNQNTYAKGLKGVIKHITLNGNIPGVGNDQALEDAIAESTVDSLKINGPIQTDMGWHLFRTVNRIPGRQRELSEVRTEVEQRLRPKKEREVLESLRAQLKEKYHVSIDTTLVNRIDLTELAKNDEIKDLIAVSSPHNDIRDIRVKEFLADYSKRSPQEQLYYARGGGPMALMEQNLIQELFVIDGKALGYERYFENNENYLMLRRNTILRRAFEILVLETIEVSNEEIAERYELDKEEYSMPAHRSIQVLFFEDNKTAKKAWSKFNKALKKNNEKDIEKIISKYSTKPQKSIYENQYDNGIVTGLVQDADFSKRIWDNPVGYLSPVFTTANGDIVFFRTLSETPKSYRPAVEVEPRILKAIKQEKERETQERVKEELFVQYNMRKYPERVKLTLTADELFEYADNAARNRNFKDATVFFDQIIKTYNNGVDDYKAFFMKAFLTSEEIKDTDEALKLFREFLTRYPEGELHESARFMIDSLEGNLDGFEDFENLEDE, from the coding sequence ATGTCATCATCCTTACAGAAACTACTATTATGCAGCCTGACATTACTACTATCCGCAATGCTAGGCGCGGTTGAGATCAGTCCCACAGCAGTTACCAATTCCAATTTGTTGGACGACCGCGATATCCTTGCTGAATATGACGGTGGCCAAATACTACGCGCAGATATCATGGCTAGGATAGAAAAAATCCCTGCTGTACACCGTGGTCGTTTTCTCACAACGGATGGCCAGCTTCAAATCTTGGACATCATCAGTACCGAAGATGTTTTCTACAGGAAAGCTCTGGAAATGGGCATCGATAAGAGTCCGGAAGTGACCGAAAAGTTAGCTGAACTCCAGCGCAATTTTTACTTGCAGGAGTATTACAAACGCCACGTTACCGATCTGGTAGTACTCGATGAAGAAGATTATCAAGAGTTCTACAACGACAATCTCCAGCTCTTCTATCAAAGCCCCAATATCACCATCCACTACATTCAAACTGCTACAGAAGAAGATGCAATCGCCGCTATCGCCGAGCTGAATGCCGGCGCATCTTTTGCCCAAGTATCGGATAAATACAATCAAAACACTTACGCCAAGGGACTGAAAGGCGTGATAAAACACATCACCCTCAATGGCAACATCCCTGGCGTGGGGAACGATCAGGCCCTGGAAGATGCTATTGCCGAAAGCACCGTAGATTCCCTGAAGATCAACGGCCCCATCCAAACCGATATGGGTTGGCATCTGTTTCGCACAGTGAACCGCATTCCCGGTCGTCAAAGAGAACTCAGCGAAGTAAGAACCGAAGTGGAACAGCGCCTACGTCCTAAAAAAGAAAGAGAAGTCCTGGAAAGCCTGCGCGCCCAATTGAAGGAAAAATACCATGTCTCCATCGATACCACCTTGGTGAATCGCATCGACCTGACTGAATTGGCCAAAAACGACGAGATTAAAGACCTGATAGCAGTGAGTTCACCCCACAACGACATCAGAGATATCAGAGTAAAAGAATTCTTGGCGGATTATTCCAAGCGCAGTCCTCAAGAACAGCTTTATTACGCCCGCGGTGGCGGTCCCATGGCCTTGATGGAACAAAACCTGATCCAGGAACTATTTGTAATAGATGGAAAAGCCCTCGGTTACGAACGCTATTTCGAAAATAACGAAAATTACCTGATGCTGCGTCGCAACACTATCTTGCGCCGAGCTTTTGAAATCCTGGTATTGGAAACCATAGAGGTTAGCAATGAAGAAATAGCCGAACGCTACGAACTGGACAAAGAAGAATACTCCATGCCTGCTCATCGCTCTATCCAAGTGCTCTTCTTTGAAGATAATAAAACTGCAAAGAAAGCCTGGAGCAAGTTCAATAAAGCGCTCAAGAAAAATAATGAAAAAGACATCGAAAAGATCATCAGCAAATACTCTACAAAACCCCAGAAATCCATCTACGAAAACCAATATGACAACGGTATCGTAACAGGATTGGTGCAGGATGCGGATTTCTCGAAACGCATTTGGGACAATCCCGTAGGCTACCTGTCACCCGTATTCACCACCGCCAATGGCGACATCGTGTTCTTCCGCACTTTGTCCGAGACGCCAAAGAGCTATCGCCCCGCAGTAGAAGTGGAGCCCCGCATCTTGAAGGCCATCAAGCAGGAAAAGGAAAGAGAGACACAGGAACGTGTAAAAGAAGAACTCTTTGTGCAGTACAACATGAGGAAATACCCAGAGAGAGTGAAACTGACACTTACTGCGGATGAGCTTTTCGAATATGCCGATAATGCCGCCAGAAACCGCAACTTCAAGGATGCCACAGTGTTCTTTGATCAGATCATCAAGACTTACAACAACGGTGTAGATGATTATAAAGCCTTCTTTATGAAAGCTTTCCTCACTTCCGAAGAGATCAAGGATACGGATGAAGCCCTGAAGCTTTTCCGTGAGTTCCTCACTCGCTATCCGGAAGGGGAGTTACATGAATCTGCCCGCTTTATGATCGACAGTCTGGAAGGAAATCTGGATGGCTTTGAAGATTTCGAAAACCTTGAAGATGAATAA
- a CDS encoding BatD family protein — protein MKPTIVLLLLMMPLLLSALSVTASVNKTTIESSDRLEYTIRIKSDKAFNASEPQAPKIDNFSFVNMTSSTRASSSVINFKVERVHERLYTYIYVPLGVGSSTIPAQSVRVDNKVYTTKAINVTVVKSTTSRSQSNPASPGASGIIDPDFPWSASRMTGTTTLLALPRHQKVYKGEPTVISYYLYTDQMVRSFNLDDEQDFPGYGKSVYEQPNMLDYEVVTHEGKRFQRALIKRLVLSPNQTGELRAPELAGSARIYEFGYMNQPLRSQDAWLEVLPLPKDGVPQSFSGAVGTFELSDTISDKEISLGEAITFSLRIAGKGNYNQFGNPAFPKSEAQVSSPMAVDKLNAGIEGSRVLYYTIIPAEKGIYTMPSLTFSWFDPDAGVYRSYSSKSHEIKVKSANVISYFSGLLDNSKQMTLRPMLSRSEYPDYPNILQKSWYWLIVAAILLGFGAVLYFSFHRIKRQRDPQSYARMMADKALKKYLQTAQAAAAKGSKEFYILAENGFMRYLSDKLGIGMGLSTAEKLVYLEKMNVSEELLDSTRRFIESCQWHRFSPQEADPAEIMQDLELLKHIVAGFCRNGGRG, from the coding sequence ATGAAACCTACGATCGTGCTACTACTTCTTATGATGCCTTTGCTGCTTTCTGCTCTTAGCGTTACGGCATCGGTAAATAAGACTACTATCGAGAGCTCAGACCGCTTGGAGTATACTATTCGCATCAAGAGTGACAAGGCATTCAATGCATCTGAACCGCAAGCGCCAAAGATCGATAACTTCAGCTTTGTGAATATGACCAGCTCCACCCGTGCCAGCAGCAGCGTTATAAACTTCAAGGTTGAGCGCGTTCATGAGCGCTTATATACATATATATATGTCCCATTAGGAGTAGGCAGCAGCACAATCCCCGCACAAAGTGTAAGGGTGGACAACAAAGTTTACACCACCAAAGCCATCAACGTTACGGTAGTCAAATCCACCACTTCCAGATCCCAGAGCAATCCTGCTTCTCCTGGCGCTTCGGGAATCATTGATCCGGATTTTCCATGGTCTGCAAGCAGGATGACTGGCACAACCACTCTACTGGCACTACCTCGTCACCAAAAGGTTTATAAAGGCGAGCCTACCGTAATATCCTACTATCTTTATACCGATCAGATGGTGCGCTCTTTCAATCTCGATGATGAGCAGGATTTCCCAGGCTATGGCAAAAGCGTGTATGAACAACCAAACATGCTGGATTATGAAGTGGTTACTCATGAAGGGAAGCGCTTTCAAAGGGCCTTGATCAAGCGACTAGTACTCTCTCCCAATCAAACCGGGGAGTTGAGAGCTCCAGAGCTGGCGGGAAGCGCCAGAATCTATGAATTCGGCTATATGAATCAACCTCTGCGCTCTCAGGATGCCTGGCTGGAAGTATTACCTCTGCCCAAAGATGGTGTACCCCAAAGCTTTAGCGGAGCAGTAGGGACATTTGAACTAAGCGATACCATCAGTGATAAGGAAATCAGCTTGGGCGAAGCTATTACCTTCAGTTTACGCATCGCTGGGAAAGGGAACTACAATCAATTTGGCAATCCTGCTTTTCCAAAGAGTGAGGCTCAGGTGTCCAGTCCGATGGCTGTGGATAAACTAAATGCTGGTATTGAAGGAAGCAGAGTGCTGTATTATACCATTATACCAGCCGAAAAAGGCATATACACCATGCCTTCGCTCACTTTCTCCTGGTTCGATCCGGATGCGGGAGTATATCGCAGCTACAGCAGCAAAAGTCACGAGATAAAAGTGAAAAGCGCCAATGTGATCAGCTATTTCTCCGGATTGCTGGATAATAGTAAACAGATGACTCTGCGTCCCATGCTTTCACGCTCGGAATATCCCGATTATCCGAATATACTGCAAAAGAGCTGGTATTGGCTGATAGTAGCGGCGATCCTTTTGGGCTTTGGTGCGGTTCTGTATTTCAGCTTTCATCGCATCAAACGGCAACGTGATCCACAGAGTTATGCCCGGATGATGGCAGATAAAGCATTAAAGAAATATCTACAAACCGCTCAAGCTGCAGCAGCAAAGGGCAGCAAGGAATTCTACATCCTGGCGGAAAACGGTTTTATGCGTTATCTCAGCGATAAACTCGGCATAGGGATGGGCTTGTCCACAGCGGAGAAGCTTGTTTACCTGGAAAAGATGAATGTTTCCGAAGAGCTCTTGGATAGTACCCGGCGCTTCATTGAGAGTTGCCAGTGGCACCGTTTTTCGCCCCAGGAAGCAGATCCTGCGGAGATAATGCAGGATCTGGAGCTCTTGAAGCATATTGTTGCCGGATTTTGCCGCAACGGAGGCAGAGGATGA